One part of the Perognathus longimembris pacificus isolate PPM17 chromosome 10, ASM2315922v1, whole genome shotgun sequence genome encodes these proteins:
- the LOC125358841 gene encoding uncharacterized protein LOC125358841 isoform X1, with amino-acid sequence MGLLQLHPGRHEVRPQYNRTNSGEKQDTPCPERRGQTSLISPLVQQTLTMDLALRVQPRSGSDVTGEKTPDSQFLHLVLRVTQEELFWVASPAQALHSPNHVKGASKVGQTPRSAASFKWVSSWDSGRSGDSPTTAVGRGRAYLPPFLTLLQKQLSKQPDNARLLGRGPWSHEIRTWGPGGWTSHRACTAEPPRETSCPAPPPFPGRPATPSRPLLGFWKDRSPLLSVSAKVFTWTASSARNALLSASTRQATAKARPLGNVGGTLWIQSILTRGQGVWLRDRAPAWAPGSSPDTERFFFHLHTHTHTHTHSNPTNPGARIWVQNSPAQRAPPCGLPPQMLS; translated from the exons atgggcctCCTCCAGTTACACCCAGGAAGGCACGAGGTGAGGCCTCAATACAATCGGACAAACTCTGGGGAGAAACAGGACACCCCCTGCCCTGAACGCAGAGGTCAGACATCTTTAATTTCACCCCTGGTTCAGCAAACCCTAACCATGGACTTGGCCCTACGTGTCCAGCCTCGCTCTGGGAGTGACGTCACGGGGGAGAAAACACCAGATTCTCAGTTTCTCCACCTGGTGCTCCGTGTCACACAAGAGGAGCTGTTTTGGGTGGCATCCCCTGCCCAGGCACTTCACTCCCCAAACCACGTGAAAGGAGCCAGCAAAGTGGGTCAGACGCCGAGGTCAGCCGCCTCCTTCAAGTGGGTTTCCTCCTGGGACTCCGGGCGGAGCGGAGATTCTCCCACAACTGCGGTGGGGCGAGGCAGGGCTTATCTGCCCCCCTTCCTCACACTTCTTCAGAAGCAGTTGTCAAAACAACCAGACAACGCTCGGCTGCTTGGAAGGGGCCCCTGGAGCCATGAAATAAGGACTTGGGGTCCCGGTGGCTGGACCAGCCACAGGGCCTGCACTGCCGAGCCACCCCGTGAGACCAGCTGCCCGGCACCTCCACCCTTCCCAGGACGCCCGGCCACACCAAGCCGCCCCCTGCTTGGCTTCTGGAAAGATCGATCCCCCCTGCTCTCAGTCTCTGCCAAGGTCTTTACATGGACAGCTTCCTCTGCGAGGAATGCCCTTCTGTCTGCGTCCACCCGGCAGGCCACCGCCAAAGCAAGGCCTCTGGGGAACGTTGGGGGAACTTTGTGGATCCAAAGCATCCTCACCcgggggcaaggggtgtggctcagggacagagcacctGCTTGGGCACCGGGTTCTAGCCCCGATACTGAacgctttttctttcatttacacacacacacacacacacacacacactcaaaccccAC CAACCCTGGAGCTAGGATTTGGGTCCAGAACTCCCCAGCACAGCGAGCTCCACCATGTGGGCTACCTCCGCAAATGCTTTCTTAG
- the LOC125358841 gene encoding uncharacterized protein LOC125358841 isoform X2, protein MGLLQLHPGRHEVRPQYNRTNSGEKQDTPCPERRGQTSLISPLVQQTLTMDLALRVQPRSGSDVTGEKTPDSQFLHLVLRVTQEELFWVASPAQALHSPNHVKGASKVGQTPRSAASFKWVSSWDSGRSGDSPTTAVGRGRAYLPPFLTLLQKQLSKQPDNARLLGRGPWSHEIRTWGPGGWTSHRACTAEPPRETSCPAPPPFPGRPATPSRPLLGFWKDRSPLLSVSAKVFTWTASSARNALLSASTRQATAKARPLGNVGGTLWIQSILTRGQGVWLRDRAPAWAPGSSPDTERFFFHLHTHTHTHTHSNNPGARIWVQNSPAQRAPPCGLPPQMLS, encoded by the exons atgggcctCCTCCAGTTACACCCAGGAAGGCACGAGGTGAGGCCTCAATACAATCGGACAAACTCTGGGGAGAAACAGGACACCCCCTGCCCTGAACGCAGAGGTCAGACATCTTTAATTTCACCCCTGGTTCAGCAAACCCTAACCATGGACTTGGCCCTACGTGTCCAGCCTCGCTCTGGGAGTGACGTCACGGGGGAGAAAACACCAGATTCTCAGTTTCTCCACCTGGTGCTCCGTGTCACACAAGAGGAGCTGTTTTGGGTGGCATCCCCTGCCCAGGCACTTCACTCCCCAAACCACGTGAAAGGAGCCAGCAAAGTGGGTCAGACGCCGAGGTCAGCCGCCTCCTTCAAGTGGGTTTCCTCCTGGGACTCCGGGCGGAGCGGAGATTCTCCCACAACTGCGGTGGGGCGAGGCAGGGCTTATCTGCCCCCCTTCCTCACACTTCTTCAGAAGCAGTTGTCAAAACAACCAGACAACGCTCGGCTGCTTGGAAGGGGCCCCTGGAGCCATGAAATAAGGACTTGGGGTCCCGGTGGCTGGACCAGCCACAGGGCCTGCACTGCCGAGCCACCCCGTGAGACCAGCTGCCCGGCACCTCCACCCTTCCCAGGACGCCCGGCCACACCAAGCCGCCCCCTGCTTGGCTTCTGGAAAGATCGATCCCCCCTGCTCTCAGTCTCTGCCAAGGTCTTTACATGGACAGCTTCCTCTGCGAGGAATGCCCTTCTGTCTGCGTCCACCCGGCAGGCCACCGCCAAAGCAAGGCCTCTGGGGAACGTTGGGGGAACTTTGTGGATCCAAAGCATCCTCACCcgggggcaaggggtgtggctcagggacagagcacctGCTTGGGCACCGGGTTCTAGCCCCGATACTGAacgctttttctttcatttacacacacacacacacacacacacacactcaaa CAACCCTGGAGCTAGGATTTGGGTCCAGAACTCCCCAGCACAGCGAGCTCCACCATGTGGGCTACCTCCGCAAATGCTTTCTTAG